Proteins co-encoded in one Cytophaga hutchinsonii ATCC 33406 genomic window:
- a CDS encoding ferritin-like domain-containing protein, which yields MNLLKIIDDLQLEKIDQEEFLKPALRRGLFKKASDFSLKAALTSLPFALFAMPRIVQASTQANTQSVTDTLNYALTLEYLEEAFYVQGLAKSGLIDSADMTIFNQIKKHESAHVVFLKNVLGSAANPSPAFDFGTAFDSYANFLATAQALEDTGVRAYKGQAGNLITNKVALTAALQIHSVEARHASEVRRLRMLNGWIGVGEAGATYGAGEDANFPAESNLTQGGVDLSILASADVTMTNIAEAFDEPLDKNTVFGIAQGFIVS from the coding sequence ATGAACTTATTAAAAATTATAGACGATCTTCAATTAGAAAAAATTGATCAGGAAGAATTTCTTAAGCCAGCCTTAAGAAGAGGTTTGTTTAAGAAGGCGAGTGATTTCAGCTTAAAAGCTGCCCTTACTTCGTTACCATTTGCATTGTTTGCTATGCCACGCATTGTTCAGGCAAGTACACAGGCAAATACACAATCGGTAACAGATACATTGAATTATGCATTAACACTTGAATATCTGGAAGAGGCTTTTTATGTACAGGGGTTAGCTAAATCAGGTTTGATTGACAGTGCAGATATGACAATTTTTAATCAGATCAAAAAACATGAATCAGCGCATGTTGTTTTCCTGAAAAATGTATTAGGGAGTGCCGCTAATCCTTCTCCAGCATTTGATTTTGGTACCGCCTTTGATAGCTATGCAAATTTTCTTGCAACTGCGCAGGCATTGGAAGATACAGGTGTTAGAGCATATAAGGGTCAGGCAGGTAATCTTATAACAAATAAAGTAGCCTTAACAGCAGCGTTACAGATCCATTCCGTAGAGGCACGTCACGCATCAGAAGTGCGCAGGCTTAGAATGCTGAATGGCTGGATCGGTGTGGGTGAAGCAGGCGCTACGTATGGAGCCGGTGAGGATGCAAATTTCCCTGCAGAAAGTAATCTAACCCAGGGTGGTGTTGATCTGTCTATTTTGGCTTCAGCTGATGTTACGATGACAAATATCGCAGAAGCATTTGATGAACCATTGGATAAAAATACCGTGTTCGGTATTGCACAAGGGTTTATTGTAAGTTAA
- a CDS encoding LamG-like jellyroll fold domain-containing protein produces MKLKLLLLLAAITVFCQLSYSQGQGSGWVASIGPSPSDPTTKTIISEGPTSINFGQTYNFKARSSIFPQGLVDLSSEYEITECVILWNWYLVKGTIDNPLPAGYQNVASNLLPGHGSSINITIPATTGTYTVVVQAISFSSATPQCSYKCDGKASTYSGYRVTYNEPVNYVCKNNLGRPASGSNSVNGTQSYYSLSPNVQVKVCNIPGSYEGSTSTGWCRRFIWWMSVDGGAPIEVIYGNKLCNGTNTTDSDFDLNVPLLTAVPGTHTYGFTRNYQLIKPNGDVSSNNWSNWTYVTLSTGHMLDYFNFSYTTSTPSCGQTITMSLPTVANANYSWSVQDGSASPATGPSTQVTFNSQGAKNVNVTVTSTDGSFPPKTFTKVMNVQNRIADFTLPALSGNAAATTISVPAQNNVTYTWSVPGAVFNGVPTNVCNIKNFTSAKTGTYSLTITPAAGTCGTAITKTGTINIAHPALQFSGTTYAQVPNSPAFNLGTGNFTMEAWINASNAQVSFPQIMSLRTSGSDGFLFGLFSSGKPFIQMGGSTGNWECGNCADLRDNKCHHIAITRNADVMSFYQDGVLMSSYTVGYATRNIQSTGPLNIGVDAASPGNTYFKGMLHDVRIWNVARSSSEIAANYSSLLAGNEPGLIGNWKMNEGQGQSLLNSAAGSSSATLGTTSATEAADPAWVSYTCNNNNYRTGDNMSMADNAPDDGLGIQEYGETAFTIYPNPVTSGLVYFGKTASEFTLINSEGVVVRKGTNTDKMDVSNLLQGLYILKLDNTAEKIVIQ; encoded by the coding sequence ATGAAACTTAAACTACTTTTACTACTAGCTGCGATTACAGTATTTTGCCAGCTTAGCTATTCACAAGGACAAGGAAGCGGGTGGGTTGCATCTATCGGCCCAAGTCCATCTGACCCTACAACTAAAACAATTATTTCTGAAGGACCTACAAGTATCAATTTTGGACAGACATATAATTTTAAAGCAAGATCTTCTATATTTCCACAGGGCTTAGTTGATCTTTCCAGTGAATACGAAATCACGGAATGCGTGATTTTATGGAATTGGTATCTTGTAAAAGGAACGATTGACAATCCACTTCCGGCTGGTTATCAAAATGTGGCTTCAAATTTATTGCCAGGTCACGGCAGTTCTATAAACATCACCATCCCGGCAACAACCGGAACGTATACTGTAGTTGTGCAGGCAATATCATTTTCAAGTGCAACACCCCAGTGTTCGTACAAATGTGATGGTAAAGCATCTACGTACTCAGGTTACAGAGTCACCTACAACGAACCTGTTAATTATGTTTGCAAAAATAATCTGGGAAGACCAGCGTCGGGTTCAAACAGTGTAAACGGAACACAAAGTTATTACAGTCTTTCTCCAAATGTACAGGTTAAAGTATGTAACATTCCCGGCAGCTATGAAGGTTCAACCTCTACCGGATGGTGCCGCAGATTTATCTGGTGGATGTCTGTAGATGGCGGTGCACCGATTGAAGTAATTTATGGTAACAAATTATGTAACGGCACAAACACAACCGATTCTGATTTTGATTTAAATGTACCTTTACTTACGGCTGTTCCAGGTACGCATACCTATGGTTTCACCAGAAACTACCAGCTTATTAAGCCCAATGGTGATGTAAGCTCAAACAACTGGAGCAACTGGACGTATGTTACACTAAGTACCGGCCATATGCTTGATTATTTTAATTTCAGTTATACAACAAGTACGCCTAGCTGCGGACAAACAATAACAATGAGTCTTCCGACTGTAGCAAACGCAAACTACAGCTGGTCTGTACAGGATGGTTCTGCAAGCCCCGCTACCGGCCCAAGCACACAGGTTACCTTTAACAGCCAGGGGGCAAAGAATGTAAATGTAACAGTAACATCTACCGACGGAAGCTTTCCTCCGAAAACATTTACAAAGGTTATGAACGTACAAAACAGGATTGCAGATTTTACGCTTCCTGCATTGTCCGGTAATGCCGCTGCAACTACAATCAGTGTGCCGGCACAGAATAATGTTACGTATACCTGGTCTGTTCCGGGAGCAGTGTTTAATGGTGTACCAACGAATGTATGCAACATCAAAAATTTCACTTCTGCCAAAACAGGAACATACTCGCTTACCATTACACCTGCTGCGGGAACATGCGGAACAGCTATTACGAAAACAGGTACAATCAATATTGCCCATCCGGCTCTGCAGTTCAGCGGAACAACGTATGCACAGGTACCAAACAGCCCGGCATTTAATTTAGGAACAGGAAACTTTACCATGGAAGCCTGGATAAATGCATCAAATGCTCAGGTTTCTTTTCCGCAGATCATGTCGTTACGTACATCGGGATCTGATGGTTTCCTTTTCGGATTGTTCAGCTCCGGAAAACCTTTTATCCAGATGGGTGGCAGCACTGGTAACTGGGAATGCGGTAACTGCGCTGACTTAAGAGATAACAAATGTCACCACATAGCCATTACCAGAAATGCCGATGTAATGAGTTTTTATCAGGATGGTGTATTAATGAGTTCTTACACGGTTGGGTATGCAACAAGGAATATACAAAGTACCGGTCCGTTAAATATCGGAGTGGATGCCGCGTCACCTGGCAACACGTATTTTAAAGGGATGCTGCATGATGTCCGTATCTGGAATGTTGCTAGATCTTCCTCAGAAATTGCTGCCAATTATTCTTCTCTATTGGCAGGAAATGAACCAGGTCTTATAGGAAACTGGAAAATGAATGAAGGACAAGGCCAGTCATTGCTTAACAGTGCAGCCGGCAGCTCTAGTGCAACGTTGGGTACAACTTCAGCAACGGAAGCTGCTGATCCTGCCTGGGTGAGCTATACCTGTAACAACAACAATTACCGTACAGGTGATAATATGTCAATGGCTGATAATGCACCCGACGATGGTTTAGGTATTCAGGAATATGGAGAAACGGCTTTCACTATCTACCCGAATCCGGTAACATCGGGCCTTGTATACTTTGGTAAAACTGCTTCTGAATTCACGTTGATTAACAGTGAAGGTGTAGTGGTTCGCAAAGGAACGAATACGGATAAAATGGACGTATCTAATCTTTTACAAGGACTTTACATTCTTAAGCTGGATAACACGGCAGAAAAAATAGTTATTCAATAA
- a CDS encoding helix-turn-helix domain-containing protein → MRDKIIVTTHDELIFLIEDSVRKILSEKSEIKHNESSTLLLSLKEASEFLKLAPQTIYGFTSKRLIPFIKRGKKLYFKKNELEEWLDEGKKKSLAELNKEFKLNGNIKL, encoded by the coding sequence ATGAGAGATAAAATAATAGTTACCACTCACGACGAATTAATCTTTTTAATTGAGGATTCTGTTCGTAAAATATTGTCAGAAAAAAGTGAAATTAAACACAACGAAAGTAGCACATTGCTGCTTTCACTTAAGGAAGCTTCAGAATTTTTAAAGCTTGCACCTCAAACAATTTATGGATTTACTTCCAAAAGATTGATTCCCTTTATCAAACGAGGAAAGAAACTCTATTTCAAAAAAAATGAATTAGAGGAGTGGCTGGACGAGGGGAAGAAAAAGTCGTTGGCTGAGTTAAATAAGGAATTTAAACTAAACGGTAATATTAAATTGTAA
- a CDS encoding Sec-independent protein translocase subunit TatA/TatB, giving the protein MLGSVLLIMGLGGGEIALIMFAVVLLFGAKKIPELAKGLGQGIREFKDASSEVKSEINKSIEKDV; this is encoded by the coding sequence ATGTTAGGTAGCGTATTATTGATCATGGGCCTTGGAGGCGGAGAGATTGCACTCATTATGTTTGCAGTCGTGTTATTGTTCGGAGCAAAAAAAATACCTGAACTGGCAAAAGGCTTAGGGCAGGGGATAAGAGAATTTAAAGATGCTTCTTCTGAAGTGAAAAGTGAAATAAATAAATCAATAGAGAAGGACGTTTAG
- the tatC gene encoding twin-arginine translocase subunit TatC, which produces MFLLNLLGKSFVKDHSAEFSVLDHIEELRWRLIRAVVIILVFTVVAFIYMPYIFHTIILAHAYPDFWTYRMLCRIDNSLCVDTLNFTLLSREMSGQFTIHLKSAFIVGFIAGFPFIVWEIWKYIKPALHKNEINVSFKVVSVVPFLFIIGILFGYFILAPLSVNFLANYNIDAAIQNQFDITSYVSTVTIMVLVCGLIFQLPVLVYFLAMAGILTPEFMRKYRRVAIILVFIIAGIITPSPDIMSQLIVAIPIYLLYEISIYTAASISKKRKMQEV; this is translated from the coding sequence ATGTTTCTGCTTAATCTGTTGGGGAAATCATTTGTTAAAGATCATTCAGCTGAATTTTCTGTATTAGATCACATAGAAGAATTAAGATGGAGACTTATACGCGCTGTAGTAATCATTCTGGTTTTTACAGTTGTAGCGTTTATTTACATGCCGTACATTTTTCATACGATTATTCTTGCACACGCTTATCCGGATTTCTGGACATACAGAATGCTGTGCAGGATCGATAACAGCTTATGTGTGGATACATTAAACTTTACCTTGTTAAGCAGGGAAATGTCGGGCCAGTTTACCATTCATTTAAAGTCGGCATTTATTGTGGGATTCATTGCAGGGTTTCCATTTATTGTATGGGAGATCTGGAAATACATAAAACCTGCTTTACACAAAAATGAGATTAACGTAAGTTTTAAAGTAGTTTCTGTTGTGCCGTTTTTGTTTATCATAGGAATTCTTTTCGGGTATTTTATACTGGCGCCTTTATCCGTTAATTTTTTAGCAAACTACAACATCGATGCAGCTATTCAGAATCAGTTTGATATTACTTCGTATGTTTCAACCGTAACCATTATGGTACTGGTATGCGGATTGATTTTTCAATTGCCCGTACTGGTTTATTTTCTGGCAATGGCTGGCATTCTAACACCGGAATTTATGCGGAAGTATCGCCGGGTGGCAATCATCCTGGTATTTATTATTGCCGGAATTATTACACCATCACCGGATATTATGAGCCAGCTGATTGTTGCCATTCCGATTTATCTGTTATATGAGATCAGTATTTATACGGCTGCAAGTATCAGTAAGAAACGAAAGATGCAGGAAGTATAA
- a CDS encoding ferritin-like domain-containing protein codes for MQNTTEKNQISDLGKNRRMFLKTAGATAVASAILISCKKKDDDDPAPSDMGVNLGSGDTGILNYAYALEQLEAAFYIQVVANSKFTTIFSASEQQLLKDIKAHEIVHRDFLKAALSTSAIQDLEVNFSSIDFGNRASVLGTAKAFEDLGVSAYNGAGQLISNTANGLVYLGLAGKIVSVEARHAAAIRDLLNPKSADFSGDDVVDATTGLDGAKTPAQVLAIAGTYIKTKINASNLPTA; via the coding sequence ATGCAAAACACTACAGAGAAAAACCAGATCAGTGATCTTGGTAAAAATCGCAGAATGTTTCTGAAAACAGCAGGAGCAACTGCTGTAGCTTCGGCTATTCTTATTTCATGTAAGAAGAAGGATGATGATGATCCGGCTCCTTCTGATATGGGTGTAAATCTGGGAAGCGGGGATACCGGGATTTTAAATTATGCGTATGCACTGGAACAGCTGGAAGCAGCTTTTTACATCCAGGTAGTAGCAAACAGTAAGTTTACAACAATTTTTTCTGCATCCGAGCAGCAGTTGTTGAAAGACATCAAAGCACATGAAATTGTGCACAGAGATTTTTTAAAAGCTGCACTTTCAACAAGTGCTATCCAGGATCTTGAGGTTAATTTTTCAAGCATTGATTTTGGTAACAGAGCAAGCGTATTAGGTACGGCTAAAGCGTTTGAAGATCTGGGTGTATCGGCCTATAATGGGGCTGGCCAATTGATCTCTAATACAGCCAACGGCCTTGTATACCTTGGTCTGGCTGGGAAAATTGTTTCTGTTGAAGCGAGACATGCCGCTGCAATCAGAGATTTGTTAAATCCTAAATCAGCAGATTTCTCCGGAGACGATGTTGTAGATGCTACAACAGGTCTTGATGGTGCAAAAACGCCAGCTCAGGTTCTTGCTATTGCAGGAACATACATCAAGACAAAAATCAATGCAAGTAATTTACCAACCGCTTAA
- a CDS encoding site-specific integrase codes for MASVKVFLAKNKQLKNGEYPVWIRIIIDRKTKYSSLGISTKLEWWDENKCIPNKKNPNKFELETLISKKIAEVKKAIMESEIENKSYSADEIIATTKKSKNKITVLKFYDEVIERFKKANKIGNAAVYRDSRKALFKFRKGKDLFFHELDPGMLNKLEEYLLGNDVSENSISVYIRTLRSLYNKAIIEGYVKKDCYPFDVYKISKLDTKTKKRAITKDLMQRIIDLKIDEDTNEWHSKNYFLFSYYNMGMNISDIAILKNANIENGRLKFKRMKTGKEYNIKLLKPAIEILNYYLEHQLSKYIFPILNDKVHINQNQIHNRIKKVTKQINSGLKVIAKSCDIDVKLTTYVARHSWATILKKSGVSTSVISEAMKHDTEKTTQIYLDSFENDIIDDANEKILG; via the coding sequence ATGGCATCTGTAAAAGTATTTTTAGCTAAAAATAAGCAGCTTAAAAATGGAGAATATCCGGTATGGATTCGGATAATAATTGATAGAAAAACTAAATACAGTTCTTTAGGAATAAGTACAAAGTTAGAATGGTGGGATGAGAATAAATGTATTCCCAATAAAAAGAACCCTAATAAATTTGAGTTAGAAACACTCATCAGCAAAAAGATTGCTGAAGTAAAGAAGGCAATTATGGAGTCTGAAATTGAAAACAAAAGTTATTCAGCAGACGAAATTATTGCCACAACAAAAAAGAGTAAAAATAAAATAACAGTTCTTAAATTTTATGATGAAGTAATTGAACGTTTCAAAAAAGCTAATAAAATTGGAAATGCAGCTGTGTATAGAGATTCAAGAAAGGCATTATTCAAATTTAGAAAAGGAAAAGATTTATTCTTTCATGAGCTTGATCCTGGCATGTTAAACAAATTAGAAGAATATTTATTGGGTAATGATGTTAGTGAAAACTCCATAAGTGTCTATATAAGGACATTGCGTTCATTATATAATAAAGCTATAATAGAAGGCTATGTGAAAAAAGATTGCTACCCTTTCGATGTATATAAGATTAGTAAGCTAGATACTAAAACTAAAAAAAGAGCTATTACAAAAGATTTAATGCAACGTATCATTGACTTGAAAATTGATGAAGATACAAATGAATGGCATAGTAAAAATTATTTTTTATTTAGTTACTATAACATGGGTATGAACATTTCAGATATTGCTATTCTGAAAAATGCCAACATTGAAAACGGAAGATTGAAGTTTAAAAGAATGAAAACAGGTAAGGAATATAATATTAAACTGCTAAAACCTGCAATAGAAATTTTGAATTATTATTTGGAACATCAACTATCAAAATATATTTTCCCAATTCTTAACGATAAAGTTCACATAAACCAAAACCAAATACATAATAGAATAAAGAAGGTGACAAAGCAAATTAATTCAGGATTGAAGGTAATTGCTAAGTCATGCGACATAGATGTTAAATTAACCACCTACGTTGCCAGACATTCATGGGCTACTATTTTGAAAAAAAGCGGGGTGTCAACTTCTGTGATAAGTGAAGCAATGAAGCATGATACAGAAAAGACAACTCAGATTTATTTGGATAGCTTTGAGAACGATATTATCGATGATGCTAATGAAAAAATATTGGGTTAA